From Chryseobacterium wanjuense, one genomic window encodes:
- a CDS encoding WxL protein host-binding domain-containing protein yields the protein MIKHISLLLIFLLPVCLLRANIVILNGLTHNYKVENGQVYKGKISLENTSSQPQSVKLFLQDFTYQSDGSISYTAPNTNVKTNAEWIKLNTNLITLKAKEKTEVFYEITVPKQLSNAGSYWSVIMVEPVENIKPSNEKEGINITSIVRYAIQVITDFDSEKAKPDLKFEGLKIERENGSQILKVAIANNGNLYCKPTATIEIYKKDGQKLGVFSSQPMGLLPQTSKSFHIDISKMPAARYNAVLIATDEDENAFALNVELEVKND from the coding sequence ATGATAAAGCATATTTCCCTTTTGCTTATTTTTCTGTTACCAGTCTGTCTTTTACGGGCTAATATTGTAATTCTTAACGGTCTTACCCACAATTATAAAGTAGAAAACGGACAAGTCTATAAAGGAAAAATTTCCCTAGAAAATACAAGCAGTCAGCCACAAAGTGTAAAATTATTTTTGCAGGATTTCACGTATCAGTCGGATGGCTCTATCAGCTATACCGCTCCCAATACGAATGTAAAAACCAATGCAGAATGGATTAAGCTTAACACCAATCTTATCACTTTAAAAGCAAAAGAAAAAACAGAAGTCTTCTACGAGATCACAGTACCCAAACAGCTTTCCAATGCGGGAAGCTATTGGAGCGTGATCATGGTAGAACCTGTGGAAAATATAAAGCCGAGCAACGAAAAAGAAGGGATAAATATTACGTCGATCGTTCGATATGCCATTCAGGTGATTACAGATTTTGATTCTGAAAAAGCAAAACCTGACTTAAAATTTGAAGGCTTAAAAATCGAAAGAGAAAACGGAAGCCAGATTCTGAAAGTTGCCATTGCCAACAATGGAAATCTCTATTGCAAACCAACCGCAACCATAGAAATCTACAAAAAAGATGGCCAAAAGCTGGGCGTTTTTTCCAGCCAGCCAATGGGATTATTACCACAAACCTCAAAATCGTTCCATATCGATATAAGCAAAATGCCTGCTGCCCGATACAATGCCGTACTCATAGCCACCGATGAAGATGAAAACGCATTTGCTCTCAATGTGGAATTGGAAGTAAAGAATGATTAA
- a CDS encoding phosphocholine-specific phospholipase C: MKRREFLEKSGLLLAGLGTSNVLHPSILKALTIAPAAESTFYDAEHVVILMQENRSFDHAFGAMKGVRGFLDQRTFIKPDGHSAFFQKGDSGKYAAPARLDLRNTKSTWMSSLPHSWSDQQKALNKGKYDQWLQAKASGNKDYKDIPLTLGYYNREDLPFYYQLADAFTIFDQYFCSSLTGTTPNRLFHWSGTIREQKNGKVKANVYNENIDYDKNHQARWKSFPEILEENTISWKIYQNEISLPKGMSGEQEAWLSNFTDNPIEWFSKFNVKFSRGYYQNIPNIISYLKKEIEKNPKQKERFETLIAELEEDKIKYHPDNFAKLSPTEKNLHEKAFTTNINDPDYWNLEEGQDENGDKLVVPKGDVLFQFRKDVEDKKLPLVSWLVAPEHFSDHPGSPWYGAWYISEVLNILTKDPETWKKTIFIINYDENDGYFDHVLPFAPPMNPSQLVDFDGKEGVEYVSINQEYMASPNIKDKEKIEGTVGLGYRVPMIIASPWTRGGFVNSEVSDHTSVLQFLEKFIQKKFNKNVTVDNISDWRRAICGDLTSSFNSSNVKIPQIDYLNQKDYAKTINSAKNKPVPNLKWYSENELNNNLLEIQERGLKPSNPLPYNYHVNFGSGKISMINVKERAVPLLIYDRTQFNNDNFHFSYALYSKQELSHAVKPGKYDMEVFGPNGFYRHFKGEDDPQLEISLNNISSKNQLELLIKKNKKESADIRLDLENGYEKKKTEITLTMIQEKIIIDLNKMKGWYDIKLVSGKNSWHFAGRIESGKPTVSDPHWA; encoded by the coding sequence ATGAAAAGAAGAGAATTTTTAGAAAAATCGGGTCTTTTGCTGGCTGGTTTGGGAACTTCCAATGTTCTGCATCCTTCCATTTTAAAAGCTTTAACCATCGCTCCCGCCGCTGAATCAACTTTTTATGATGCTGAACATGTGGTGATTTTAATGCAGGAAAACCGTTCTTTCGATCATGCTTTCGGAGCAATGAAAGGGGTTAGAGGATTTTTAGATCAAAGAACTTTCATAAAACCGGACGGTCATTCTGCGTTTTTTCAAAAAGGTGATTCCGGAAAATATGCCGCTCCCGCACGTCTGGATCTGAGAAATACAAAATCAACGTGGATGAGCTCACTTCCCCACTCATGGAGTGATCAGCAAAAAGCACTGAATAAAGGAAAATACGACCAATGGCTTCAGGCAAAAGCTTCCGGAAACAAAGATTACAAAGATATTCCATTGACATTGGGATATTACAACCGCGAAGATTTACCGTTTTATTATCAACTGGCGGATGCGTTTACCATTTTCGACCAATATTTTTGTTCGTCTTTAACGGGAACTACTCCCAACCGTCTTTTTCATTGGTCAGGAACCATCAGAGAACAGAAAAACGGAAAAGTAAAAGCAAATGTTTACAACGAAAATATCGATTACGATAAAAACCATCAGGCAAGATGGAAAAGTTTCCCCGAAATTTTAGAAGAAAACACGATTTCATGGAAAATTTATCAGAATGAAATCAGTCTTCCAAAAGGGATGTCTGGTGAACAGGAAGCTTGGCTGAGCAACTTTACGGATAATCCGATTGAATGGTTTTCAAAATTTAATGTAAAATTTTCAAGGGGATATTATCAGAACATTCCGAATATTATTTCTTATTTAAAAAAAGAAATTGAAAAAAATCCGAAGCAAAAAGAGAGATTCGAAACTCTGATCGCCGAGCTTGAAGAAGATAAGATTAAATATCATCCTGATAATTTTGCTAAACTTTCACCAACAGAAAAAAATCTTCATGAGAAAGCCTTTACCACAAATATCAACGATCCCGATTATTGGAATCTGGAAGAGGGACAAGATGAAAATGGCGACAAATTGGTAGTTCCGAAAGGTGATGTTTTATTTCAATTCAGAAAAGATGTTGAGGATAAAAAACTGCCGTTGGTTTCGTGGCTGGTTGCGCCTGAGCATTTTTCGGACCATCCTGGTTCGCCGTGGTATGGAGCATGGTACATTTCTGAAGTATTAAACATTTTAACCAAAGATCCGGAAACCTGGAAAAAAACGATCTTCATTATTAATTATGATGAAAATGACGGCTATTTCGATCACGTTTTACCTTTTGCGCCACCGATGAATCCAAGTCAACTGGTAGATTTTGATGGAAAAGAAGGCGTGGAATATGTAAGTATAAATCAGGAATATATGGCTTCGCCAAATATAAAGGATAAAGAAAAAATAGAAGGAACAGTGGGCTTGGGATACAGAGTTCCGATGATTATCGCATCACCATGGACAAGAGGCGGATTTGTCAATTCTGAAGTTTCGGACCATACTTCGGTGTTGCAGTTTTTGGAGAAATTTATTCAGAAAAAATTTAATAAAAATGTTACAGTAGATAATATCAGTGACTGGAGAAGAGCAATTTGCGGGGATCTGACTTCCTCTTTTAATTCATCTAATGTAAAAATTCCGCAGATCGATTATTTAAACCAAAAAGATTACGCTAAGACCATCAATTCCGCGAAAAACAAACCTGTTCCGAATTTAAAATGGTATTCAGAAAATGAATTGAATAATAATCTCTTGGAAATTCAGGAGAGAGGATTGAAGCCATCAAACCCTTTGCCTTATAATTATCACGTGAATTTTGGGAGTGGAAAAATTTCCATGATCAATGTAAAAGAAAGAGCCGTTCCGTTATTGATCTATGACAGAACGCAATTTAACAATGATAATTTCCATTTTTCGTATGCTTTATATTCTAAACAGGAGTTATCTCACGCTGTAAAGCCCGGAAAATATGACATGGAAGTTTTTGGCCCGAATGGTTTTTACAGGCATTTTAAAGGAGAAGATGATCCTCAACTAGAAATTTCGTTGAATAACATTTCATCAAAAAATCAGCTTGAATTATTAATTAAAAAGAATAAAAAAGAGAGTGCCGATATACGTCTTGATCTGGAAAATGGCTATGAAAAGAAAAAAACGGAAATTACCTTAACCATGATACAGGAAAAAATCATTATTGATTTAAATAAAATGAAAGGCTGGTACGATATAAAACTTGTTTCAGGGAAAAACAGCTGGCATTTTGCAGGAAGAATAGAATCCGGAAAGCCTACAGTTTCAGATCCACACTGGGCCTAA
- a CDS encoding SusC/RagA family TonB-linked outer membrane protein: protein MRKITFKIGLLQSTLFCLGLYGQNSDSIKTTKIDEVVVTAYGVKKEKKALGYSFQDVKGQTLVDAKETNVTNALVGKVAGLQVIKGGFGPASSSKINLRGLNSFKGDNQPLIVVDGVPLSNNLGTKPKQNDGYYNNDFWNPDLDMGNGLSDINPDDIESVSVLKGGAASALYGSRGGNGVILITTKSGKRKGGLGITYSTSLGFETIFMKPDMQHSFAQGSNGVANPPNDPNGTTSSWGPAFAGSDMTVYDNLKSFFKTGINSQHTLSFQENLGEGSSLYTSANYLHDNSQIPNSKYERFNFMAKMNSTFGANKRWTSEMKAQYISTKANNRPSGGSGDGNYYPRILLMPQNIDINDYREGQMQNGVNSRWITSNGINPYWSAYNSLNSDKKDRFLLNGYLKYQFNDWLSADVRLGTDFYSLNADAKVWTGSSRKNSYGTSEEKFYENNYITSLTAKKDNLFGKWGGSLSVYGQMMESRTKAIYFSTQNLIIPNVFSVDNTSDLAAVATNEVDFRKKINSVFAAAEINYDGYWYINATARNDWSSTLNIENRSYFYPSISTSLVLTEMLNKLNGTTSKILTFAKLRAAYAVTGNSLNPYELYNTYTLSTDPNGHIILSRKKILYNSNLQAEKLKTFEVGADLKFFNKVSLDVSYFNNNATGQLIDLPMNPLSGYEQAKISSGGLHNSGIEVVLNTDIFKKENFIWNINANFSKLKSIIDKIDGTVSKYPLAGFDNVGIFAEVGRPYGAIYGTKFLRVEDVNSPYYGKLIVDQNGLPQATPDQHYLGDQSPKALFGFTNSFVIKNFGLSFLIDGRIGGEFFSATQSALQRVGLAEDTAPGGRRDNIVLDAVVQGGSGYTANTKEITQQDYWTAVTTGNLGITEQNIYDATNIRLRNVQLSYNFPKSIFEKLALQSAKVAFTANNVWMIYSKAKGVDPESVFAINSNAVGFENLAFPTTRSYLFTITLGF from the coding sequence ATGAGAAAAATAACTTTTAAGATTGGACTACTCCAGTCCACATTATTCTGTTTGGGGTTGTATGGCCAAAACAGTGACTCTATTAAAACAACAAAGATCGACGAAGTCGTAGTCACTGCGTATGGCGTAAAAAAAGAAAAGAAAGCTCTCGGATATTCTTTCCAGGATGTAAAAGGTCAAACACTTGTAGATGCTAAAGAAACGAATGTGACCAATGCTTTAGTAGGAAAAGTTGCCGGACTACAAGTGATAAAAGGAGGCTTTGGACCTGCTTCATCTTCAAAAATTAATCTAAGGGGTCTTAATTCTTTTAAAGGAGACAATCAGCCTCTAATTGTCGTTGACGGAGTTCCACTGAGTAATAATTTAGGAACAAAGCCTAAACAAAATGATGGTTATTACAATAATGACTTTTGGAATCCTGATCTGGATATGGGAAACGGCCTGAGTGATATCAACCCCGATGATATTGAAAGTGTTTCTGTCCTTAAGGGTGGCGCGGCTTCGGCTTTGTATGGCTCAAGAGGTGGAAATGGTGTTATTTTAATTACTACAAAAAGTGGTAAGAGAAAAGGAGGCTTAGGAATTACCTATTCTACGAGTTTAGGATTTGAGACAATTTTTATGAAGCCTGATATGCAGCATAGCTTTGCTCAAGGCAGCAATGGAGTTGCAAACCCGCCAAATGATCCTAATGGCACAACTTCCTCATGGGGACCTGCTTTTGCAGGATCTGATATGACTGTTTACGATAATTTGAAGAGTTTTTTTAAAACCGGGATTAATTCACAACACACTTTAAGCTTTCAGGAAAATTTGGGAGAAGGCTCCAGCTTGTATACTTCGGCGAATTATTTACATGATAATAGCCAGATTCCAAATTCGAAATACGAGCGGTTTAATTTTATGGCTAAAATGAATTCAACATTCGGAGCCAATAAAAGATGGACGTCTGAAATGAAAGCTCAGTATATCAGCACAAAGGCTAATAACAGACCTTCCGGAGGAAGTGGAGATGGGAACTATTATCCAAGAATTCTTCTCATGCCACAGAATATTGATATCAATGATTATCGTGAAGGGCAGATGCAAAATGGCGTAAATTCCCGCTGGATTACCTCAAACGGAATCAATCCTTACTGGTCGGCCTATAATAGTCTTAATTCAGATAAAAAAGACAGGTTTTTATTAAACGGATATCTTAAATATCAATTCAACGACTGGCTGAGCGCCGATGTGAGATTAGGAACGGATTTCTATTCTCTGAATGCAGATGCAAAAGTATGGACAGGCTCTTCCCGCAAGAACTCTTATGGAACAAGTGAAGAAAAGTTTTATGAAAATAATTATATTACAAGTCTGACGGCCAAAAAAGATAACTTATTTGGAAAATGGGGAGGCTCGCTTTCGGTATATGGTCAGATGATGGAAAGTCGAACTAAAGCTATTTACTTCTCAACACAAAACCTTATTATCCCAAATGTATTTAGTGTAGATAATACAAGTGATCTTGCTGCGGTGGCTACCAATGAGGTAGATTTTAGAAAAAAGATCAATTCCGTATTTGCGGCTGCTGAAATTAATTATGACGGCTATTGGTATATTAATGCTACAGCTAGAAATGACTGGTCTTCAACCTTAAATATTGAAAACAGATCTTATTTTTATCCCTCAATAAGCACTTCCTTGGTCTTAACGGAAATGTTGAATAAATTAAACGGAACCACATCTAAAATTTTAACCTTCGCCAAATTACGTGCAGCATACGCGGTAACGGGAAACTCCTTAAATCCTTATGAGCTTTATAATACCTATACTCTTTCTACAGATCCCAACGGTCATATTATCTTGAGCAGAAAGAAGATATTATATAACTCAAATTTACAGGCAGAAAAGCTAAAGACCTTTGAAGTAGGGGCAGATCTTAAATTCTTTAACAAGGTTTCTTTGGATGTAAGCTATTTTAATAATAATGCTACAGGCCAATTGATAGACCTTCCTATGAACCCTCTTTCTGGGTATGAGCAGGCAAAAATAAGTTCCGGAGGATTGCATAATAGTGGAATTGAGGTTGTTTTAAATACAGATATCTTTAAAAAAGAAAACTTTATCTGGAATATTAATGCAAATTTTTCTAAGCTTAAAAGTATAATCGATAAAATTGACGGCACTGTTTCGAAATATCCTTTGGCTGGTTTTGACAATGTCGGAATTTTTGCTGAAGTGGGAAGACCTTACGGAGCTATTTATGGAACAAAGTTTTTAAGAGTAGAAGATGTGAATAGTCCTTACTATGGGAAACTTATTGTCGATCAAAATGGATTGCCGCAGGCAACACCCGACCAGCATTATTTGGGAGATCAATCTCCTAAAGCTTTGTTTGGGTTTACAAATAGTTTTGTAATTAAAAATTTTGGTCTTTCTTTTTTAATTGATGGAAGAATTGGAGGTGAATTTTTCTCAGCAACCCAATCTGCATTACAAAGAGTCGGACTTGCCGAAGATACGGCTCCGGGAGGAAGACGCGATAATATCGTACTGGATGCAGTCGTACAGGGCGGCAGTGGTTATACGGCAAATACCAAAGAAATCACTCAACAGGATTATTGGACTGCTGTCACAACAGGAAATCTTGGAATTACGGAACAAAATATTTATGATGCCACCAATATCCGGCTTAGAAATGTACAATTATCCTATAATTTTCCAAAAAGTATTTTTGAAAAGCTGGCCTTACAAAGTGCTAAAGTTGCGTTCACTGCAAATAATGTATGGATGATTTATAGTAAAGCAAAAGGCGTAGATCCGGAATCTGTATTTGCCATAAATTCTAATGCTGTAGGATTTGAAAACCTTGCATTTCCTACAACGAGATCATATTTATTTACTATTACACTAGGATTTTAA
- a CDS encoding SusD/RagB family nutrient-binding outer membrane lipoprotein, with protein MKKYILSFLAVTVLSVSCNDFEDINNDPFSVDINKAEPEYFLNNSILGAQQDPNIAERVFVLYWKTAARQHLTTGIAGGTYDDSWTSEYWKYISEWLNNANAAIQIANEKKALGQGKPYYDNIIQVSRIWRAYLMSEFSDNFGPQPIQAFQGTNPTFNSEKEVYYFILDELKDAADKMDLNQAAPSNPNAYDMVYGFSWGKWVKYANSMRMRIAMRISEVDPVKAKTEFEAAANSNMFIASSTDNFTVAEKPGWDALTGVMSREWNSQILSATLNNIYIGLGGINTTSQLPAAQHPAVKAADYVGIKYDQQFTTMTNDPSAGYWLDGLPNKIDPRAYKTFYIPGDLTNPIYSLYPTYTNEATTNYGNLTFADNSQITINTVNTWNAYTIGNWGVKGQRNGLRNVIGCMPALGKQYRESKNSRIFFASWESYFLIAEAALKGWATPMNDEAAYNKGIQDSFTYNNVSQFYGQYIASTDYNRDGTSVAYNHTTEPGASHTMQYKDPSTNNLVSVEIKYPVNTIYKNGAFKNDKLTKVITQKYIANMPWLPLESWSDHRRLGLPFFENPAIEAPLVNLPNLNAGNYMTNSIKNFPQRLRYPSTFRNTDQTGYDKAVQLLGAEDAVLTPLWWAKH; from the coding sequence ATGAAAAAATATATCTTATCCTTTCTTGCAGTAACGGTACTTTCTGTTTCATGTAATGATTTTGAAGACATCAACAACGATCCGTTTTCCGTAGATATTAATAAAGCTGAACCTGAATATTTTTTAAATAATTCAATTCTCGGGGCACAGCAAGACCCCAATATTGCAGAACGTGTTTTTGTTTTATACTGGAAAACTGCAGCAAGACAACATTTGACAACCGGAATTGCGGGAGGGACATACGATGATTCATGGACTTCAGAATACTGGAAATATATTTCAGAATGGCTTAATAATGCAAATGCAGCGATACAAATAGCTAATGAGAAAAAAGCACTCGGTCAAGGCAAACCTTATTATGACAATATTATTCAGGTTTCCCGAATTTGGAGGGCTTATTTAATGAGTGAATTTTCCGATAACTTCGGGCCACAGCCAATTCAGGCATTTCAGGGTACGAATCCTACTTTTAATTCTGAAAAAGAAGTGTATTATTTTATTTTAGATGAATTAAAGGATGCAGCCGACAAAATGGATCTTAACCAGGCTGCTCCCTCAAATCCCAATGCTTATGATATGGTGTATGGTTTTAGCTGGGGAAAATGGGTAAAATATGCCAATTCCATGAGAATGAGAATTGCAATGAGAATTTCAGAAGTAGATCCTGTAAAAGCAAAAACCGAGTTTGAAGCAGCTGCCAATTCCAATATGTTCATCGCTTCAAGCACTGATAACTTTACGGTGGCCGAAAAGCCAGGATGGGATGCCTTAACGGGCGTAATGTCCAGAGAATGGAATTCCCAGATTTTGTCGGCAACTCTTAATAATATTTATATTGGCTTAGGGGGAATTAATACTACCAGTCAGTTACCTGCAGCTCAACATCCTGCTGTAAAAGCTGCTGATTATGTAGGAATAAAATACGATCAGCAATTCACCACAATGACGAACGATCCTAGCGCGGGATATTGGCTGGATGGGCTTCCCAACAAAATTGATCCAAGAGCTTATAAAACTTTCTATATTCCCGGAGATCTTACCAATCCTATTTATTCTCTTTATCCCACTTATACCAATGAGGCCACAACCAATTATGGCAATCTTACTTTTGCAGATAATTCTCAGATAACAATTAATACCGTAAATACCTGGAATGCTTATACCATTGGAAACTGGGGAGTGAAAGGACAAAGGAACGGATTAAGAAATGTAATAGGCTGTATGCCGGCTTTAGGAAAACAATATAGAGAAAGTAAAAATTCCAGGATATTTTTTGCAAGCTGGGAATCTTATTTCCTTATCGCTGAAGCGGCTCTGAAAGGATGGGCAACACCCATGAATGATGAAGCAGCTTACAACAAAGGTATTCAGGATAGTTTTACTTATAATAATGTTTCACAGTTTTACGGGCAATACATTGCTTCTACAGACTATAACAGGGATGGGACATCAGTTGCGTACAATCATACAACGGAGCCGGGAGCAAGCCATACCATGCAGTATAAAGATCCGTCAACTAATAATTTAGTTTCTGTTGAAATTAAATATCCTGTCAATACCATTTATAAAAACGGAGCCTTTAAAAATGATAAATTAACAAAGGTTATTACTCAAAAATATATTGCCAATATGCCTTGGCTGCCTTTGGAATCCTGGAGCGATCATAGAAGACTGGGACTTCCGTTCTTCGAAAATCCTGCCATTGAAGCTCCGTTGGTGAATTTACCGAATCTGAATGCTGGAAATTATATGACCAATTCAATTAAAAATTTCCCTCAAAGATTAAGATATCCGAGTACTTTCAGAAATACGGATCAGACAGGTTACGATAAAGCCGTCCAACTTCTCGGAGCCGAAGATGCTGTTCTTACTCCGCTTTGGTGGGCAAAACATTAA
- a CDS encoding COG1470 family protein: MIKNWILYLILLFPVLIFAQKKDFVNKKDSLLPGTSTSISFTIENTAPESKIYDLKVETSSSHITPILTNGELKISANEKSVYIVPLKIATETPQGKYSVFLSGIEKNTGEKFVKSSAFFVSGTRKISLTTLHYPEFVKAGETIKATFLLKNNGNLSENLILESKNAVVEENTSLVLPPGESKIITINKITNPDLGKNEYQNLNLSVYSLDNPSENQTAYTSVKIISVKPVEEDIFHRFPVAASISFIGMRNRGEYDDGFQGEIYGKGSLDKDNKNLLEFHAITKNPVEFNSFTQYEEYFVNYKRDNFFVHLGDKNYSSSFLTEYARYGRGAEIRFDLKKISFGGFYNHPRFFRDIKDEFNVYSKFKIAKESEITTGYLYKIPRTENVDVSFSNFRLDSNAHLPYVAGKFQLTKNFEISGEASYSKTDKTDGNAFMLQAIASFEKISGNVMYMKASPEYAGYFNNTSTFNGNLQYNLSKKINVLATYVQDARNFQRDTLFLAAPYRKFLQYGIQYRYMKSGSVMLYNGFQRYEDRLMPKEFDYKERFFKVSIDQQIGIFQLNLEGQFGKTDNYLTGFSGNSSFYTANIGFEKFKTSFNIYGSYAITSRYQLQNQKQVYYGARILSRFSDTTSFSLFYQNNYMPEDYYTDRNLFEILFHQQIFRGHEIDLSGRYTLQRGELGNKDFIFSLRYTLRMNVPTQKIAEYTTLSGNIKNLGVKKVDGIRLMLGNHLSITDRSGNFIFKNVIPGDYVLEMDRSTTEIGDIPDVNVPASLVLTEKENIFNFGLTSAANIEGNIQYSENQASFAQLAIKKDKKKKENLIIEASNGDQTYRKMAVIGENFDFTYLRPGEWKVKIYRNGLDKRYKIPIDEFRFNLKPSEIKKLTIHVIKQQTEVKYQQETIKVSYNETKKRK, from the coding sequence ATGATTAAAAATTGGATTTTATATCTTATTTTACTATTCCCAGTACTAATTTTTGCTCAAAAAAAAGATTTTGTCAACAAAAAAGATAGTCTGCTGCCGGGAACCTCTACCTCTATTTCCTTTACGATAGAAAATACGGCTCCCGAAAGTAAAATCTATGACCTGAAAGTCGAGACATCAAGCTCACATATCACTCCGATTCTTACCAATGGAGAATTGAAAATTTCAGCAAATGAAAAAAGTGTTTATATTGTTCCTTTAAAAATAGCAACAGAAACTCCGCAAGGAAAATATTCTGTGTTTTTAAGTGGAATTGAAAAAAATACGGGTGAAAAATTCGTTAAAAGTTCAGCGTTTTTTGTTTCAGGTACGAGAAAAATTTCCCTGACAACTTTACATTATCCAGAATTTGTAAAAGCAGGAGAAACCATTAAAGCTACTTTTTTATTAAAAAATAACGGAAATCTTTCTGAAAATTTAATCCTTGAAAGTAAAAATGCCGTTGTTGAAGAAAATACTTCACTAGTACTTCCTCCCGGAGAAAGTAAAATAATTACTATCAATAAAATCACCAATCCGGATTTAGGAAAAAATGAATATCAAAACCTAAATCTTTCGGTATACTCACTTGATAACCCTTCGGAAAATCAGACAGCGTATACAAGTGTGAAAATCATTTCGGTAAAACCTGTTGAAGAAGATATTTTTCACAGATTTCCGGTGGCAGCTTCGATTTCTTTCATCGGAATGCGAAACCGCGGTGAATATGACGATGGTTTTCAGGGTGAAATTTACGGCAAAGGAAGTTTAGACAAAGACAATAAAAATCTTCTTGAGTTCCATGCCATAACGAAAAATCCGGTAGAATTTAATTCTTTCACCCAATACGAAGAATATTTTGTGAATTATAAGAGAGATAATTTCTTTGTTCATCTCGGAGATAAAAATTATTCATCTTCGTTTTTAACGGAATATGCAAGGTATGGTCGCGGCGCAGAAATTCGTTTTGATTTAAAAAAAATAAGTTTTGGCGGTTTTTACAATCATCCCAGATTTTTCAGGGATATTAAAGATGAATTTAATGTGTATTCAAAATTTAAAATTGCTAAAGAATCGGAAATTACCACCGGATATTTATACAAAATCCCAAGAACAGAGAATGTAGATGTAAGTTTTTCAAATTTCAGATTGGATTCCAATGCCCATTTGCCCTATGTTGCCGGAAAATTTCAGTTGACGAAAAATTTTGAGATTTCTGGGGAAGCCTCTTACAGCAAAACAGATAAAACAGACGGAAATGCATTCATGCTTCAGGCTATTGCGAGTTTTGAAAAGATCAGCGGGAATGTGATGTACATGAAAGCCAGTCCGGAATATGCAGGATATTTTAACAATACCAGTACTTTCAACGGAAATCTTCAGTACAACCTTTCAAAGAAAATAAATGTACTTGCGACGTATGTTCAGGACGCCAGAAATTTTCAGCGCGACACCCTATTTTTGGCGGCTCCTTACCGGAAATTCTTACAATACGGAATTCAGTACAGATACATGAAAAGTGGTTCTGTCATGCTTTACAACGGATTTCAAAGATATGAAGACCGTTTGATGCCCAAAGAATTTGATTATAAAGAACGTTTTTTTAAGGTAAGTATAGACCAGCAAATTGGGATTTTCCAGTTGAATCTGGAAGGGCAATTTGGAAAAACCGACAATTATTTAACGGGATTTTCCGGGAATTCGAGTTTTTATACCGCGAATATTGGCTTTGAAAAATTTAAAACTTCATTTAATATATATGGAAGCTATGCGATTACTTCACGGTATCAATTGCAAAACCAGAAGCAGGTATATTATGGTGCAAGAATTTTAAGCAGATTTTCAGATACAACAAGTTTCAGCTTATTTTATCAGAACAATTATATGCCTGAAGATTATTATACCGACCGGAATCTTTTTGAAATACTTTTTCATCAACAGATTTTTCGCGGTCATGAAATTGATCTTTCCGGAAGATATACTTTGCAGCGTGGAGAATTGGGAAATAAAGATTTTATTTTCTCCCTGCGTTACACCTTGCGCATGAATGTTCCGACACAGAAAATTGCAGAATACACGACGCTTTCAGGAAATATTAAAAATCTTGGTGTGAAAAAAGTCGACGGCATCCGGCTCATGCTGGGAAATCATTTATCCATCACAGACAGAAGCGGAAATTTTATATTTAAAAATGTGATTCCGGGAGATTATGTTTTAGAAATGGATCGGTCTACAACGGAAATCGGTGATATTCCGGATGTAAATGTTCCTGCCTCGTTAGTTCTTACCGAAAAAGAAAATATTTTCAATTTCGGATTGACCAGTGCAGCCAATATTGAAGGAAATATCCAATATTCTGAAAACCAGGCGAGCTTTGCGCAACTTGCTATTAAAAAAGATAAGAAAAAGAAAGAAAACCTTATTATCGAAGCCTCAAACGGTGATCAAACTTATCGTAAAATGGCGGTGATCGGAGAAAATTTTGATTTTACCTACCTGCGTCCTGGAGAATGGAAAGTGAAAATCTACCGAAACGGATTGGACAAAAGGTATAAAATTCCGATTGATGAATTTCGATTTAATTTAAAACCTTCTGAAATAAAAAAATTAACCATACATGTCATTAAGCAGCAAACAGAAGTAAAATATCAACAGGAAACCATAAAAGTAAGTTACAACGAAACAAAAAAGCGGAAATGA